The following coding sequences lie in one Bacillaceae bacterium S4-13-56 genomic window:
- a CDS encoding cation diffusion facilitator family transporter, which yields MYKVKNGGAIPLQSSNVAFLSVLSNSLVVILKLIVGIITGSVAVISEAIHSSLDLVASAIAFISVKISKNPPDKEHPYGHGKVENISGTIETLLIFVAGIWIIYECIHKLIEPKPIQLPMLGIAVMLFGAGLNFVVSRIVNRVAININSVAMKSNALHLLTDVYTSLGIAISLALVYFTGWNYLDPIIGIATAIYIMTEGYKLMKESFPPLLDVSLHEEEEKSIIHIINSYQNSFIEFHDLRTRRSGPEEYIDFHLVVPSDMDVETAHDLCEDIEKDIQELFEKAQILIHIEPEKEKQLT from the coding sequence ATGTACAAGGTTAAAAACGGAGGTGCCATACCCTTGCAGTCATCAAATGTAGCCTTTTTATCGGTTCTTAGCAATTCACTTGTTGTTATTCTAAAATTAATCGTTGGAATTATCACAGGATCTGTGGCTGTTATTTCAGAAGCCATCCACTCTTCTCTTGATCTCGTTGCTTCGGCTATAGCCTTCATCTCTGTCAAAATTTCAAAAAATCCTCCCGATAAAGAACATCCCTATGGGCATGGCAAAGTAGAAAACATTTCCGGAACCATTGAAACCTTACTTATTTTTGTAGCCGGAATTTGGATTATTTATGAGTGTATTCATAAACTTATTGAACCCAAGCCGATCCAACTGCCCATGCTAGGTATTGCCGTAATGCTTTTTGGAGCTGGTTTGAATTTTGTTGTATCTAGAATTGTAAATCGGGTAGCTATCAACATTAATTCTGTTGCTATGAAGTCCAATGCCCTTCACTTACTCACCGATGTCTATACTTCGCTTGGAATTGCCATTAGTCTGGCACTTGTCTATTTTACAGGATGGAATTACTTAGATCCGATCATTGGGATTGCAACAGCCATTTATATCATGACCGAAGGCTACAAACTTATGAAAGAATCCTTCCCTCCACTCCTTGACGTTAGTTTACATGAAGAAGAAGAAAAATCTATTATTCATATCATCAATTCCTATCAAAATAGTTTCATAGAATTTCATGACTTAAGAACGCGTCGTTCAGGTCCCGAGGAGTACATTGATTTTCATTTGGTTGTTCCTTCCGATATGGATGTAGAAACCGCCCATGACTTGTGTGAGGATATTGAAAAAGATATCCAAGAATTATTTGAAAAAGCGCAAATCTTAATCCATATCGAGCCAGAGAAGGAAAAACAACTAACATAA
- the mntR gene encoding transcriptional regulator MntR: MPTPSMEDYIEHIYILIETKGYARVSDIAEALQVQPSSVTKMVQKLDKDEYLNYEKYRGLILTPKGKKVGKRLVYRHDLLEQFLALIGVDAEKIYNDVEGIEHHLSWNSIDRIGDLVQFFEKNPDLVEKLHEFTQTENDE; this comes from the coding sequence ATGCCGACACCTAGCATGGAAGATTATATTGAACACATCTACATACTCATTGAAACAAAAGGCTACGCCAGAGTTTCTGACATAGCAGAGGCACTCCAGGTTCAACCATCCTCAGTAACCAAAATGGTCCAAAAATTGGACAAAGATGAATATTTAAATTATGAAAAATATCGTGGATTAATCCTTACTCCTAAGGGAAAGAAGGTCGGGAAAAGGCTTGTTTATCGTCATGATTTATTAGAGCAGTTTTTAGCTTTAATCGGCGTTGACGCTGAAAAAATCTATAATGATGTCGAGGGTATCGAACATCACTTAAGTTGGAATTCAATTGATCGTATAGGTGATCTAGTGCAATTTTTTGAAAAAAATCCTGACTTAGTGGAAAAGCTCCACGAATTTACACAAACCGAAAATGATGAATAG
- a CDS encoding pirin-like C-terminal cupin domain-containing protein gives MFNRKVKDHWYVEYQEAQFPSVQKGWVLPVERWADFDPFVLMAEDWFKRGTFSDHPHRGFQTVTYVIDGRLEHVDNGGGRDILEPGDIQYMNAGKGARHAEEGVEDDIAHTLQLWLNLPKDQKNSESYYQNVYNEEALVVSFTGGTIKVFSGDVAGVKGPLNSLVPITLSEITLENEAEYNLQLPETHNAFFYVLSGDVTVGENEIRLKKHGVGTLSYEEKGDSNQLSDLKIKANKRRTKLLVYSGEPIKEQIVPYGPFVMNSMEEIKQAFRDYHAGKFGPPAI, from the coding sequence ATGTTCAATAGAAAGGTAAAGGATCATTGGTACGTAGAATATCAAGAAGCACAGTTTCCTTCTGTACAAAAGGGTTGGGTGCTTCCTGTAGAAAGATGGGCTGATTTTGATCCGTTTGTTTTAATGGCTGAGGATTGGTTCAAGAGGGGAACGTTTTCGGATCATCCTCATCGCGGATTCCAAACGGTCACTTATGTGATTGATGGAAGATTAGAGCATGTGGATAATGGCGGAGGACGTGATATTTTAGAACCTGGAGATATTCAGTATATGAATGCTGGAAAGGGAGCACGCCATGCTGAAGAAGGTGTAGAGGACGACATTGCGCACACGTTACAACTATGGCTAAACCTACCGAAGGATCAAAAGAATTCAGAATCCTATTATCAAAACGTCTATAATGAGGAAGCTCTCGTCGTTTCCTTTACAGGAGGAACTATTAAGGTTTTTTCCGGGGATGTTGCCGGTGTAAAAGGACCATTAAACTCTTTGGTACCAATCACCTTATCAGAAATAACTTTAGAGAATGAAGCGGAGTATAACCTTCAATTACCAGAAACTCATAATGCATTTTTCTATGTTCTATCTGGTGATGTGACAGTTGGAGAAAATGAGATTCGTTTGAAAAAGCATGGCGTTGGAACCTTATCGTATGAAGAAAAAGGAGATTCCAATCAGCTTAGTGATTTAAAAATCAAGGCGAATAAAAGAAGAACAAAGCTTTTAGTCTATTCTGGAGAGCCAATTAAGGAACAAATCGTGCCGTATGGACCTTTTGTCATGAACTCTATGGAAGAAATTAAACAGGCATTTAGAGATTATCATGCAGGTAAGTTTGGTCCACCGGCCATTTAA
- a CDS encoding nitroreductase: MDILECIKTRRSVGLVKDDPVPKDLIEKILEAGTWAPSHFRTEPWKFFVMEGEGRKRLGRTLVKIAEQGMDDPMSESNQKKLQKTMEKPFRAPVVIAVAVEPTDSPKVIEKEEYGAVYTAIQNMILAAHGLGLGGYWRTGAPTYHPLMKELFGLSERGEVLGFLYFGYPKRDVPEGKRRPFSEVTTWITKDEE; the protein is encoded by the coding sequence ATGGACATTCTTGAGTGTATTAAAACTCGTAGAAGTGTAGGATTGGTGAAGGATGATCCCGTTCCGAAGGATCTTATCGAGAAAATTCTAGAGGCAGGAACATGGGCGCCAAGTCATTTTCGAACTGAACCGTGGAAGTTTTTTGTAATGGAAGGAGAAGGACGGAAACGACTAGGTAGAACTTTGGTCAAGATCGCAGAGCAGGGAATGGATGATCCAATGAGTGAAAGTAATCAGAAAAAGTTGCAGAAGACGATGGAAAAACCTTTTCGTGCACCTGTTGTGATCGCCGTTGCAGTTGAACCAACAGATTCCCCAAAAGTAATAGAAAAAGAGGAATATGGAGCAGTTTATACTGCCATACAAAATATGATCCTAGCTGCGCATGGGTTAGGTCTCGGAGGATATTGGAGAACAGGTGCCCCAACCTATCATCCGTTAATGAAGGAGCTGTTTGGTTTATCCGAAAGAGGAGAGGTTCTCGGATTTCTCTACTTTGGATATCCTAAGCGAGATGTTCCTGAAGGAAAAAGAAGACCCTTCTCTGAAGTAACTACTTGGATTACAAAGGATGAAGAATAG
- a CDS encoding DUF1450 domain-containing protein, translated as MSLCGLCAIRSYALVNGKRISAKKVDECVEKIKEKIEEELAIYQ; from the coding sequence TTGTCCTTATGCGGATTATGTGCAATTAGGTCTTATGCCTTGGTAAACGGGAAGCGGATCTCTGCCAAAAAAGTGGACGAGTGTGTAGAAAAAATCAAAGAAAAGATAGAAGAGGAACTTGCTATATACCAATAA
- a CDS encoding FAD-dependent oxidoreductase translates to MYDLIIVGAGPAGSSAALFAAKAGKKTLVFDNGKGMTQRAWLDNHYGAPEISGPDLIETGKKQASKFGAEYVEDTVTTITREGEGFKVATENQSYEAKYILLATGVNTALAESLGLEVVDGTEPRIKSVLKVDQDGRTNVEGVWAAGTVAGVSVHTIVTAGHGATVAINILSEMNGERYVDHDILKA, encoded by the coding sequence ATGTATGATCTAATTATAGTTGGAGCAGGTCCCGCTGGGAGTAGCGCTGCTCTATTCGCAGCAAAAGCAGGTAAAAAAACATTAGTATTTGATAATGGCAAAGGAATGACTCAACGTGCTTGGCTTGACAATCACTATGGTGCTCCTGAAATTTCAGGACCAGACTTGATTGAAACTGGAAAGAAGCAAGCGAGCAAATTCGGGGCCGAGTATGTAGAAGATACCGTAACTACCATTACTCGTGAAGGTGAAGGATTTAAAGTTGCAACTGAAAATCAGTCTTACGAAGCAAAATATATTCTTTTAGCCACAGGAGTAAACACAGCACTTGCTGAATCATTAGGGTTAGAAGTTGTGGATGGAACTGAGCCAAGAATTAAATCTGTCCTAAAAGTAGATCAAGATGGTCGCACTAACGTAGAAGGTGTTTGGGCAGCTGGAACTGTTGCAGGAGTTAGTGTACACACCATCGTTACTGCAGGTCATGGGGCAACTGTTGCTATTAACATCCTCAGTGAAATGAACGGCGAGCGTTATGTTGACCACGACATTTTAAAAGCGTAG
- a CDS encoding MarR family transcriptional regulator, which translates to MGLSFQDYISIKIHKTDLQLTSFIKSKLEPFNLAPEQNLIMILLWEKDGLNQNQIAEKLAKDKTNIARMASSLEKKGFIKRVQCSYDRRSLNLFLTPCGKELGNQILPIAEEFNKVVTKGITLEEIHQLESIIGKMTRNVQRLDE; encoded by the coding sequence GTGGGATTGTCTTTTCAAGACTATATTAGTATCAAGATACATAAAACTGATTTACAGCTAACTAGTTTTATTAAATCGAAGCTTGAACCATTTAACCTCGCACCAGAGCAAAACTTGATTATGATATTACTTTGGGAAAAAGATGGATTAAATCAAAATCAAATCGCAGAAAAGCTAGCCAAAGACAAAACAAACATTGCACGAATGGCTTCTAGCTTAGAAAAAAAGGGCTTTATCAAGAGAGTTCAGTGCTCTTATGATCGACGCTCACTTAACCTATTTCTTACACCATGTGGAAAAGAGCTTGGAAATCAAATTCTTCCTATTGCAGAGGAATTTAATAAAGTTGTCACTAAAGGAATCACATTAGAAGAGATTCATCAGCTGGAATCTATTATAGGTAAAATGACTAGAAACGTGCAAAGACTAGATGAATAA